One genomic window of Phoenix dactylifera cultivar Barhee BC4 chromosome 6, palm_55x_up_171113_PBpolish2nd_filt_p, whole genome shotgun sequence includes the following:
- the LOC103701989 gene encoding uncharacterized protein LOC103701989 has protein sequence MMMEHREPQPYLTLSPSFGETQEEIAAVLQDSIHHVSAADRPAEEVADDDDSSDDFEFTFAVRGPVGETPITADEIFSNGRILPAYPVFDRNLLLSTVGEPATDVEEGVPLRQLVIEDRSSSSSASSEAAGEYCAWSPRSVPQSPERCKKSASTGSPRRWRLRDLILGRSHSDGKEKFVFIAAPPPSMDKTTNPHADATAANAAAKKGGRAAELDLVTAHRLYYGKGKGEKAKGGRRSFLPYRPVGLFANVNGFSRTHHPF, from the coding sequence ATGATGATGGAACACCGAGAGCCGCAGCCCTACCTCACGCTGTCCCCCAGCTTCGGCGAGACCCAGGAGGAGATCGCCGCCGTCCTTCAGGATTCCATTCATCACGTCTCCGCCGCCGATCGCCCCGCGGAGGAGGTTGCCGACGATGACGACTCTAGCGACGATTTCGAGTTCACCTTCGCGGTAAGGGGCCCGGTGGGGGAGACCCCCATCACGGCCGACGAGATCTTCTCCAACGGCCGGATCCTTCCCGCCTACCCCGTCTTCGACcgcaacctcctcctctccacCGTCGGCGAACCGGCGACGGACGTGGAGGAGGGGGTCCCCCTCCGGCAGCTCGTGATCGAGGACCGGAGCTCCTCGTCGTCCGCGTCGTCCGAGGCGGCGGGGGAGTATTGTGCGTGGTCGCCGCGGTCGGTGCCGCAGTCACCGGAGCGCTGCAAGAAGAGCGCCTCCACCGGGTCGCCCCGGCGGTGGCGGCTCCGGGACCTGATTTTGGGGCGGAGCCACAGCGACGGGAAGGAGAAGTTCGTGTTCATAGCAGCGCCGCCGCCATCAATGGATAAGACCACAAACCCTCACGCTGACGCTACGGCGGCGAACGCGGCGGCAAAGAAAGGGGGTCGGGCGGCGGAGTTGGATCTGGTCACCGCCCACCGGCTGTACTACGGGAAGGGGAAGGGGGAGAAGGCGAAAGGCGGGCGGCGGTCATTCTTACCTTACCGGCCGGTCGGATTATTCGCCAATGTGAACGGCTTCAGCAGGACACATCACCCCTTctaa
- the LOC103701988 gene encoding 1-deoxy-D-xylulose 5-phosphate reductoisomerase, chloroplastic-like, protein MALKVPLPPEIGGISFLDSRRGTFQQLKVGFPLRRKGSGSSRRTCCLMQQAPPPAWPGRAAAESRQKSWDGPKPISIVGSTGSIGTQTLDIVAENPDKFRVVALAAGSNVTLLADQVKQFKPQLVSVRNESLFGELKEALADAEHKPEIIPGEQGVIEVARHPDAVTVVTGIVGCAGLKPTVAAIEAGIDIALANKETLIAGGPFVLPLAHKHKVKILPADSEHSAIFQCIQGLPEGALRRIILTASGGAFRDLPVEKLKEVKVADALKHPNWNMGKKITVDSATLFNKGLEVIEAHYLFGAEYDNIEIVIHPQSIIHSMVETQDSSVLAQLGWPDMRLPILYTMSWPERIYCSEKTWPRLDLCKLGSLTFKAPDNVKYPSMELAYAAGRAGGTMTGVLSAANEKAVEMFISEQIGYLDIFKVVELTCDAHRNDLVANPSLEEIIHYDLWARKFAASFQPSSGLSPVPA, encoded by the exons ATGGCGCTGAAAGTTCCATTGCCCCCGGAGATTGGAGGGATCTCATTCTTGGATTCAAGAAGAGGAACCTTCCAACAGCTCAAAG TGGGATTTCCTTTGAGAAGGAAGGGTTCAGGTTCATCAAGGAGAACATGCTGCTTAATGCAGCAGGCTCCACCGCCGGCCTGGCCTGGCCGAGCTGCTGCAGAATCAAGACAAAAGTCATGGGACGGTCCAAAGCCTATCTCAATTGTTGGATCTACTGGTTCGATTGGAACTCAG ACATTGGACATAGTGGCTGAAAATCCAGATAAGTTTAGGGTTGTTGCTCTTGCCGCTGGCTCTAACGTGACGCTCTTAGCTGATCAG GTTAAACAATTCAAACCTCAATTGGTCTCTGTAAGAAATGAGTCATTGTTTGGGGAACTAAAAGAAGCTTTGGCTGATGCAGAACACAAACCTGAAATTATTCCTGGGGAGCAAGGTGTTATAGAG GTTGCTCGCCACCCAGATGCTGTTACAGTAGTCACAGGAATAGTAGGATGTGCAGGCTTAAAG CCTACTGTAGCTGCAATTGAGGCTGGAATTGACATAGCCTTGGCGAACAAAGAGACTCTTATTGCAGGTGGTCCTTTTGTGCTTCCACTTGCACACAAGCATAAAGTGAAAATACTTCCTGCTGATTCAGAACATTCTGCCATATTCCAG TGTATTCAAGGTTTGCCAGAGGGTGCACTTCGACGCATAATTTTGACCGCATCTGGAGGAGCGTTCAG GGATTTGCCAGTTGAAAAGTTAAAAGAGGTGAAAGTTGCAGATGCTTTGAAACATCCAAACTGGAATATGGGGAAAAAGATCACTGTGGATTCTGCTACCCTTTTCAATAAG GGGTTAGAAGTTATTGAAGCACACTATCTATTTGGGGCTGAGTATGATAATATTGAGATTGTGATTCATCCACAGTCCATCATTCACTCTATGGTTGAGACACAG GATTCATCTGTTTTGGCTCAGTTGGGATGGCCTGATATGCGCCTACCTATCCTTTATACAATGTCTTGGCCAGAGAGAATTTATTGCTCTGAGAAAACATGGCCTCGACTTGATCTTTGCAA GCTTGGTTCATTGACATTTAAGGCTCCCGATAATGTGAAATACCCATCCATGGAACTTGCCTATGCAGCTGGGCGAGCTGGGGGCACCATGACAGGAGTTCTTAGTGCTGCTAATGAGAAGGCAGTGGAGATGTTCATCAGTGAGCA AATCGGCTACCTGGACATTTTCAAGGTCGTGGAGCTTACATGCGACGCTCATCGGAATGACCTGGTGGCAAACCCTTCCCTTGAGGAGATCATACATTACGACTTGTGGGCTCGAAAGTTTGCAGCTAGTTTTCAACCATCATCCGGCTTGAGTCCTGTTCCTGCATAA